A window of Companilactobacillus allii genomic DNA:
AGATGAACCCTTTACGCCTTCACCCATCAGACTGACCATTACACTCAGAATAATTACAGCTAGGATATCATCGACCACTGCCGCACCCAAAATAGTTGCACCAGCTTTACCGTTTAAAACATCCAGTTCCTTGAGAACAGCGACTGAGATAGAAACTGAGGTCGCAGCAAAAATAACACTAATAAATAAACTTTCTTTAACTCCAAGATTAAATAGTAAACTAACGCCGTATGTCAAGGCGACGGGAACAATAACGCCAAGGATCGCAACTAAGAAACTTGGCTTAAGGTATTTCTTGAGTAACTGTAAGTCACTTTCAATACCGGCAATAAACATCAGAATAATTACACCCATTTCTGAAAAGATGTGAATGAATTCAGTAGGCTTGACCCAATTCAAAATAGCCGGACCAAGAATAATACCTACTAATAGCTGTCCGATAACAGCTGGTATACCCATGCGTGAAGAATAATGACCAACAATGGTCGTGGTGATTAAAATCAAAACTAAAATACCTAAAAATCCCATATATGTGCTCCTTTTAATTTATTTCGGAAAAAAAAGCCCCAAAATAATCCCTCTCACACCCCTGAGAAGGAATTACCTTGAAGCTTTCGCCAACCGATTTATCATATTTATTTTTTAATATAGTACCATATCGAGTTTGTTGATGTATAGGAAACTGTCTCATTACTTAGTATGGTAATTATTAACTTTTTAAAACTTTACATAAATAATACATTAAATATATAAGAAATATACATTTGTTTCCTAATATTAAACGAATACAGGAGGGAACAAATTGAAAACAAAATATTTTAAGAACTTTTTGGCTTTAGTTGGCTTAGCTTTGATGATGGTTATTTTTGCAGGCTGTTCATCAACTTCTAAAACCTCAGCAAAATCAGTTACACATATTACATACTGGCACGTTAATGCTCAAACACAGGGTGGTAGTACAGTTGATAAATTGGTCGAAGAATTTAATAAGACCCATAAGAATATCAAAGTTACTGCTAAATACAACCCCAATATGTATCAGGGATTGATGCAAAATCTTCAATCTGCCCAAGCTTCAGGAAAGGTCCCAGATGTTGTTCAAGTAGGTTGGGCCTATGATAATTACTTTTCTAGCAATTTCAAATACATGACACCAACTGATGCTGCTAAGAAATTCGATGGAAACGATAAGTTTATTAATAATCATTTCACAACTAAAACTTTATCATTTGCTAAAGATGCTAATAAAAAATTAGTAGGATTGCCATATTCATTAAGTACACCAGTGTTATTTGTTAATAATGATCTATTGAAGCAATACAACATTGATGTTAAATCTTTAGATACATGGGAAGGAGTACAATCTGCTGCCAAAGTTATTAAAGATCAAGGTGGTAAGTACGGATTGTACATTCAAGAACCCGGTGATACATGGGCACAACAAGCACTTATGTTAAGTAATGGAGCTAAAATTCAAAAGAATGGTAAAGCTGCGTTCGCTAGTTCAAATGGAACAGGTGCCTACAAACTTTATCAAGAAATGGTGACAGACAAAACTGCACTTCATACACCATGGGCTCAAGGTATGGATTCATTTGTTAAGGGTGATGTAGCAATGGCCTTTACAACAATTGCTCAAGCATCTCATATCAAAAAAGGAGCTAGCTTCAATGCTAGTGCTATCATTGCTCCACACTTTAAGAATCACAAGACTGTTGTTCCTGCTGGAGGATCAATGTTGGCTATTACGGCTCAAGATTCCGCTCAACAAAAAGCTGCATGGGAATTTGAGAAGTTTATGTTCAAAGCAAGTTCATCAGTAACTTGGAGTAAAGGTACAGGATACTTACCACCAACTAAAGATGCACTAGATTCAAAAGAATTCAAAGATTATGTTAGTGAAAATCCAATGCTAGTACCAGCTGTTAAGACACTAGATAAGGCAATTCCATGGACTTCATTCCCAAAAAATGGTTTGCAAGCAGAACAGGCAATGGTTGATGCCCGCGACAAGATTTTATCTGGTAGTGATGTTTCATCTACATTGAAAGCAGCACAGGATAAGATCAATGCACAACAATAAGAAATTTTTACCATTTATTTACTTGTTACCAACGGGAATTTTGTTAACAATTTTTATGATTATTCCTATCATCTATACTTTTTATTTAAGTTTTTTCGATTGGAATTTGATTGCACCAACTAAGGATTTTGTAGGGATGAAGAATTATATTGAAGTCTTTACTGATCCGGTCAATCAGAAAGTATTACTCAATACTTTCTTCTATATTGTTTTGTTACTGGTTTTAAATTTTATCATTCCATATGTGATTTCTCTAATAGTTAAGTTCTTTATCAAACGAATGCAAGGTGTATACAAGATAATTTTCTTTATTCCAAGTTTGTTCTCACTAGTAGTCGGAGCAATGATATTTTCTTGGTTATTGAATCCAGTTTCTGGACCAGTTGCATTTTTGTTTAGGCAAAGTGGATTTGTTCTGCCAAATTGGACTAATTCTGGAGGTCTAGCAATCGTTGTTATCTGTTTAATTACTAATTGGAAAGTCTTTGGATATA
This region includes:
- a CDS encoding carbohydrate ABC transporter permease, yielding MHNNKKFLPFIYLLPTGILLTIFMIIPIIYTFYLSFFDWNLIAPTKDFVGMKNYIEVFTDPVNQKVLLNTFFYIVLLLVLNFIIPYVISLIVKFFIKRMQGVYKIIFFIPSLFSLVVGAMIFSWLLNPVSGPVAFLFRQSGFVLPNWTNSGGLAIVVICLITNWKVFGYNFILLLTGLGSIPKNIIDASTVDRIPKWRMIWNVILPMNRSIAIYVLILTIVQGLQYAFTPINVITTGGPYYGSSNVLYHTYLNAFVLYRTGSASALAITTFIIFLVLLYLEIRFVEGRSRYE
- a CDS encoding ABC transporter substrate-binding protein, giving the protein MKTKYFKNFLALVGLALMMVIFAGCSSTSKTSAKSVTHITYWHVNAQTQGGSTVDKLVEEFNKTHKNIKVTAKYNPNMYQGLMQNLQSAQASGKVPDVVQVGWAYDNYFSSNFKYMTPTDAAKKFDGNDKFINNHFTTKTLSFAKDANKKLVGLPYSLSTPVLFVNNDLLKQYNIDVKSLDTWEGVQSAAKVIKDQGGKYGLYIQEPGDTWAQQALMLSNGAKIQKNGKAAFASSNGTGAYKLYQEMVTDKTALHTPWAQGMDSFVKGDVAMAFTTIAQASHIKKGASFNASAIIAPHFKNHKTVVPAGGSMLAITAQDSAQQKAAWEFEKFMFKASSSVTWSKGTGYLPPTKDALDSKEFKDYVSENPMLVPAVKTLDKAIPWTSFPKNGLQAEQAMVDARDKILSGSDVSSTLKAAQDKINAQQ